One Vanessa cardui chromosome 14, ilVanCard2.1, whole genome shotgun sequence DNA segment encodes these proteins:
- the LOC124535277 gene encoding RNA-binding protein squid isoform X3 → MANNDNFAQDVTENQVNGNAENGGGDGQEHNSADAPGRDDDRKLFVGGLSWETTDKELRDHFSAYGEIESINVKTDPNTGRSRGFAFIVFKAPDSIDKVMAAGDHTINNKKVDPKKAKARHGKIFVGGLSSEISDEEIKSFFNNFGTVIDVEMPFDKTKNQRKGFCFITFESEQVVNELLKTPKQTIGGKEVDVKRATPKPDGPGGMGGRGGRGGRGARGGRGGRGGYGGQGAWGNQGYGGYGYGQGGYGGGYDGYGYGGYGYDGYGGYGGYDYSGYPNYDYGGYGGYEGGYGARAAPRGKAGYQGGKQRGGGGGRANQRHQPY, encoded by the exons atggcAAATAACGATAATTTTGCACAAGACGTTACTGAAAATCAAGTGAATGGAAATGCGGAGAACGGTGGCGGTGATGGCCAAGAACATAACAGTGCTGATGCTCCAGGACGCGATGACGACag AAAGCTTTTTGTGGGAGGCCTGAGCTGGGAAACCACAGACA AGGAATTACGTGATCACTTCAGTGCATATGGAGAGATTGAAAGTATCAATGTCAAGACAGACCCTAACACGGGCAGGTCACGAGGCTTCGCTTTTATCGTATTCAAAGCGCCAGATTCTATTGATAAAGTAATGGCAGCTGGGGATCACACCATTAACAATAAGAAAGTAGACCCTAAGAAGGCTAAGGCGAGGCACGGCAAAATATTTGTTGGAGGTCTCAGCAGTGAAATTTCCGATGAGGAAATTAAAAGCTTCTTCAATAACTTTGGAACA GTCATAGATGTGGAGATGCCTTTTGACAAAACAAAGAACCAAAGAAAAGGTTTCTGTTTTATCACATTTGAGTCTGAGCAGGTGGTCAATGAACTTCTGAAGACCCCCAAGCAAACAATTGGAGGCAAGGAG GTCGACGTTAAGAGGGCGACGCCAAAACCAGACGGACCCGGGGGAATGGGCGGGCGTGGCGGCCGCGGTGGAAGGGGAGCGCGTGGCGGGCGTGGGGGCCGCGGGGGCTACGGCGGCCAAGGGGCCTGGGGCAACCAGGGCTACGGCGGCTACGGTTACGGCCAAGGAGGATATGGCGGCGGATACGACGGTTACGGCTACGGCGGATACGGCTACGACGGCTACGGGGGCTACGGCGGATATGATTACTCCGGATACCCCAATTACG ACTACGGCGGGTACGGAGGGTACGAGGGCGGCTACGGCGCGCGCGCGGCTCCACGCGGGAAAG CAGGCTACCAAGGCGGCAAGCAGCGCGGGGGCGGCGGCGGTCGCGCCAACCAGAGGCACCAGCCCTACTAG